Proteins found in one Pontibacter sp. SGAir0037 genomic segment:
- the infC gene encoding translation initiation factor IF-3: MEEPYRVNDKITAREVRVVGENVEQGVYPLRVAQQMANEQNLDLVEISPTANPPVCRIIDYSKFKYEQKKKTREMKAKAQKVVIKEIRFGPNTDDHDFEFKLKHAKSFLESGFKIKSYVHFVGRTIVFKERGEILLLKFAQALEDVAKVEQLPKLEGKRMFLILSPKVTTPAKK, from the coding sequence GTGGAAGAGCCGTACAGAGTAAATGATAAAATAACTGCCAGAGAAGTAAGGGTAGTTGGCGAAAACGTAGAACAGGGCGTTTATCCGCTGAGAGTTGCTCAGCAAATGGCAAACGAGCAAAACCTGGACCTAGTAGAGATTTCACCTACTGCGAATCCTCCTGTATGCCGTATTATCGACTACTCGAAATTCAAGTACGAGCAGAAGAAAAAGACGCGGGAGATGAAGGCGAAAGCTCAGAAGGTGGTGATCAAGGAGATCCGTTTCGGCCCTAATACCGATGACCACGACTTTGAGTTTAAACTGAAGCATGCGAAATCTTTCCTGGAAAGCGGGTTTAAGATTAAATCGTATGTACATTTCGTGGGCAGAACCATCGTGTTTAAGGAAAGAGGAGAAATCCTGTTGCTTAAATTCGCTCAGGCCCTGGAAGATGTCGCTAAAGTAGAGCAGCTGCCTAAACTGGAAGGAAAGAGAATGTTTCTTATTCTTTCTCCTAAGGTAACAACTCCAGCTAAAAAGTAA
- the rpmI gene encoding 50S ribosomal protein L35 — translation MPKVKTKSGAKKRFSLTGTGKIKRKHAFKSHILTKKTTKQKRNLTHTGLVSSADMDRVKLMLQI, via the coding sequence ATGCCAAAAGTTAAAACTAAATCTGGAGCAAAGAAGCGTTTTTCTTTGACTGGTACTGGCAAAATTAAGCGTAAACACGCTTTCAAAAGCCACATCCTGACCAAGAAAACGACAAAGCAGAAGCGTAATTTGACTCACACTGGCCTTGTTAGCTCAGCTGATATGGACAGAGTGAAACTGATGCTTCAAATCTAA